A genomic stretch from Tenrec ecaudatus isolate mTenEca1 chromosome X, mTenEca1.hap1, whole genome shotgun sequence includes:
- the LOC142434036 gene encoding BBSome-interacting protein 1-like: MAEMKSMFREVLPKQGQLSVEDTTPMVLCKPKLLPLKSLTLEKLEKMQQAAQDTVHQQELAEKEKQQITHRTMT; encoded by the coding sequence ATGGCAGAAATGAAGTCAATGTTCCGGGAAGTGCTTCCAAAACAAGGGCAGCTGTCTGTGGAAGACACgaccccaatggtgctatgtaaGCCTAAACTCTTACCCTTAAAGTCTCTGACtctggaaaaactggagaaaatgcagCAGGCCGCCCAGGATACAGTTCACCAACAAGAATTGGCAGAAAAGGAAAAGCAGCAAATAACCCACCGAACGATGACCTAG